The DNA window TGAATAGCATTatctaaataaaactatttttgtttgtggttAATCGAACTGATGCGGTCCTCCCTGCTCCTTCTTTGCAATTTAAATTtctactaaaaaaaacacacgcacgcattCAAAATGAAACGCATGACGGTACCTCTGACGCTGGCCCCCTGGTCCACGTGTTCTACATACTCCCTGCTGAGCTCAGATAACTCTGAAAACACAGAGTCTGTATTCCTCAAATCCCACTCCAAGCAATCGGAGTCATTCTCCATCTCTTCCTTTTCCTCCTTCGTTTTTTCTCCGTCTTTATCCACCTCCCTCTTATCCTCCTGGGCTCGTTTCATTTCATCAAACAAGCTGGAGTTCAATTCAGAAGTAGCCGTCTTTGAACAAAGAGGGGAGCTGGAGAGAGCAATACAATTGAATATCAAATATAACAGTGTTTCTTCTCATTTTTccatgaagaaaaacaaaaaacaaataagatcATCAACAGGATGTTACACTCATTAAGATACAATCTCCCACTCACTTCCTGGACTCAGtaagtatgtatttatatacatattcacCAAATCTGCATCAGTCTAGAACAAAAAACTATGAGAGGTTCCAGCCCCTCTACCTTGTTTCAATAAAGTCCTTCAACTGAGCCAGCTCAGGGGTGGAGCTTATTATGTCACTGATGAAGAACTGATCGCTGTTATGGTTCACTTCAGCATCAGTCACTTCGCTGCTGTTGGTGTCAACCATTTCTGATGCAACGGAATCAGGGGCGCCGCCAGCTTTTACGTCACGCTGCGAAAAGAAAGGGTTAAACATAGATGCTGTCGCGAAAAGACGGATATTTATTGATTCATACTGGACAAAAAGTTTGGAGAAAGTGTAGGTCGTCTCTGCCgaattataaaataaacgaACCTCTTCGGTGCTGGAGGTTTCTGTTTGGCCGTGGATAGAAACAGCTTCTGAATGTTTGCCGTGCGCATGATTCCTGCAAACAAAGAGAATTTCCTGCTGTCACGTGACAACACTGTCATTTTTATCTTCTCAAATGCGAAGGAAGTTAGTCTTTTTTGCAAGTCATGCCAAGCAAGAAACGTGTACCACATTGTGGGATCTTAGCTCGAGAAAGGGGAAGTGTGTGTTACCTGAAAGTGAAAGCTTCACTTTCCCactcctttttcttttccagcAGATCTCGGTGTGTCAGGACTAActggatattttgaaaaaaagaagatatttactaagatattctgaagaaaccAACAAGCTAAACTAAAAGAGATCCACAGACCTTGTTATGAGTGTGTTTTATGGAGTTTAGCTCTCTCGTCAGATTTGCTTTCTGCTCCTCCACAGCCATCACTACAAAGACAAGATGATCGCTGTATATACATCGTGCCAATGCTTTAACAGTCTGGACAGACAGAGACGGGGTGAAAGGTTTTGTGCGGGGAGACTCACGTTGATCAGCTTGTTCCCTGGCTTTCTTCTccagctctctttctctcttttctctctccttttctctcgcACGCATTGCTCTCCTCTCTTGCTCAAACTGATCATCCAACTCCAAATAGCGCTGATGGTATAtggaagaattaaaaaaaaaaattgtaattaaaaaggaACTTTGCCTAATTACACAAGTTTTGCACAATAAGATAAGACATAACGAATATGTTTAAAATCAAGCACACTCATGTGAGATGACTTCAGTTGAGATATTATTCATGGTTGACtgtcaaatgtatatttatttgataataataataataataataataataataataatagctgtcaaatgattcattgcgATTGATtacattccaaaataaaagtttgtttacatagtgtgtactgtgtttatttataatttagatatacacacatcaattatatattttgaaaatatttacatgtatatacatttctaaatttatattataacatttcacatgttatacatatgcatgcatgcatgtttatttatagacacataataaatatgcacacacaaataatatgaattaatataattataatatttttattatttatttttattttatttattaataatactttttttttaaataatatttttaattattgttaaacTCAATTTAGTTATTAggatgtaaaataattattaattacaaatacataatcaaattaaaatgaaatattataacaaaaaaacatacaaactcTCAACATAACAAAAGCCCTTGAGCCCTCGACTTCCTTCACACAGTTGCCTCTCACCTCTTGGCTCTCTCTCCTCAGTGTTTTTTCACTGTGGTACCTCTCCAGCagttcttctctctctcctttcgcTTTCTCagcctcctcctctctctctctcagctgggCCCTGCAGCTCGCCAGCCCTTCCAGAACCCAGACGAGGATGGGCAGCAGGGACTCCACCACACCAGCTCCATGAATCTCCACCACCGACTACAAACAAACAGTCTGAACTGCATGTATTCCCCCGACACATGCAATGCTCTTATCTCAGTGTGCAGCTGCACAGGAAGAGCTATACTTATGACTTGTGCTCATGAAGGGGGTATAAAAATACTATGGTTCACTTCCCTTATGTAAAGTCAGCAAAACATCAGCTTGTTGAAAAGTggcaaattataaaaatgcctCTGAAAGCACAGTTTACACCCAGAAGGCTGTGGTGTGAATTTCTCTGTTCTCACagaatcagaatgatttttaaaccTTTATCTGTTCACACAAAGGATGATATTTATCATCCtcggtgtgaacaggccttaaaagttattttgattGGTGGGTGAATAAAGGTGGATACTGTTGATTGGTTACCTGCAGCTCCGAATACAGTTTCCCCGCCTCCTCGCTCACAATATCTGGATCCAGCTCCAGTTCTCCACTTCCACAAAGAGCACTTTCACCACAATCCATGTTTCACAGCTCTCCTTGTTCTGATTGGCTTATATAATATCACTACACTCTGAACGTACCTCCAGTCTTGCTGTTGAACTTTGCTAGTCAACCCAGACCTCTTCCTTTTCAATCACACTGTTTTCGCTACCTTAAAATGGTTTCAGTGTGTACCAAAACAAGCATGAAAATAGTACGGTGGCGTGTATCCACTACAACATCTCGTCTTGGCCTATAAATATCTACCTGAGAAGCAGAGCTATTTTCTTAAGCCACATGGCATTTCCAGTTAATTCCTCCTCTTCCATGCTTCTCGTTTTCTGTTTCACATTCATTCTCAAAAACTAAACTGACTGAAGTCATCGGAGTTAGCTGGGCCTGCTCGTGTCTGGAGGTGTTTTGGTGTCCATTCTGGTGGAGAAAGGGTATAAACACACGTTAGTACAAGCCATTTTGTCACGTATGCACTTTAAATACCCCACATTTACAGCAAGACtataaaagtgaacaataaaatagggaacttaaaaatatatttgtctatGTTTACATATATGTTAACATAAATCTTCGGTCAactactttaaaatgtgttaatctTGTAAAACTCGTTGCAGCTTTAGATCTAATGATTTAAAATCGTGCATCATAACTTTCTTTCAATTGTAGCTCACCCAAATATAATGCATGCACTTTATATAGAtacacaaatacagtttttatatatcCTTTGACTAGATCACCTTAAGTAGTGAACCAGCTAGGGAGTAAGTTATTTAAaggatcaaaataaaaaaaaacttcatgcAAACTTGTGCAAACATCGTACACACACGCATAATACCAGCATACACGCACATTTATAGTCCATTAAAGGCAAACGCGTCTCTCAGACTCAAAGAAACATTAGCGTACAAAcagaaagtacaaaaataaacttttatattCCACATAAAGGCAAGTGAACTTTGCGTGACGTCTGCAAACACCTTGAACGCTTTCTGCCTGCGTCTGCATTGACACTTGGCCTTTTAGCGGGGCATTTAACCAGCAAACGCTTATTTATTTCGATTGTAGGAAATTTATCAACTCACCTTTACATATCAGTGAGGCTCGGACACCGTGTCTATGAGTTCATGCGGATGAAATTCAAGTCCTTCGCTTAAGAAACGATATCAATTACTCTAAACCAGGTTAAAGAAGGAGGCGCGGTCAGAGCGTTAGCAATTTGAGTGACGTTAGCATGGACCTATCAAAAAGAGGACCGCTGAATAAGAACCAGTAATTATGCAGAAGGGGCGGGAGATGGGCAGGGTTTCTCCGACGAGAAATGAAAACTTTCCTGAAACTTGAACGTCGACACGTGATGGCTCAGACTTATCATGTGACTTCTGGTCAGAAAAACACACCTGGCTGAATAGTTGACGTTCCAGCGTGTGTTTGAGAGGTTTTATGAAATCAAAGGTTGGACGGGTTTTTATCTCGACCGAGTTTACCACCGTGAGCTTTTAGGTTTGCGTTCATGTCTCTTGTGAGCTGCGACGCTCCACAGCAGCGACTACCACTAACGTGATCAGATTTCACTCGCTGCTTGACAGAGGAgaggaaacagaaagagagctTAAGCTGCTGGCACCGACTCAGGGCAAAAATAATGGGCACCCTCGACGAATACGGTACACTGGCAACAACGTCATAAAGTTAAAGTGATCTCgtgaattatattaaattcactttagtaaaaagttaattgttttagaataataaatgcaaaaaatgattatatatatataattactgtaatgtatattttaatatatatattatatatataatatatatatattatatttaatatatatatatatattttaatgtttatttttatatatattttttatatatttttttgttttactttattaaacaatgaaacattgaaacatgaaatcaacagttgttcagttatttaaatattctaccATCAACAATAACAGAATCACACGTTAACGGTctgcaatttattaaatgtagtcCATCCaagtatattgtatttaatttaaatttaattcttatttaGAGAACATAAAGAAATGATAATGGAAATGacattgttattaaatgcagttttataaaGTGGCATGTTCCATTTATTAGAAAAACTCTCAGtgaagttaaataataaatgactgagaattatatcacaaaataaataatgtgcacAGCAGCCTTATTTAAACAGATAAAGCTATAGGGGGTATTATATTGGTTTTGAACATCAGTGTCAACATATTTGAAACCAGAGTTATCCTTTGATGCagagaaccaaaaaaaaagtttatttttattttaacacttcatttaaaacaataaatcgtTATCGGACTTCCATGTCTCAGGTCGTATCCCGCCCCACTTCCCATAAAGACAAGGTAGTTTGTGATTGGCTCTCATCACAGCCACGCCGGTGCAGGAGTCGGGCTTTCTGATGACCTCACACCACTCAGGATAATCGACTGGTAGGGAGTTGCTGTCAGGGTGAGAAAACACGCACCGAATGCATACAGGTTAGTGGCTAGATGTGTCCCAGCGCCTGCGAATACCTTGCAAAGGTTCCATTAAAAACTATAGCGGTGTGCAGAAGGTAAGGAGGGGCAGACTTACTGATCGCAGCAGCCCACCCCGAAGGgctccatacacacacactggtagCAGTCTTTAGTAATCCAGCTCTCGCCAATGCCAAAGACCTGTCCTTGATATTCACAGGTGCCTAAAAATAGCACCgagatttatgatttatgcacATTAGAGCCACGCATAAATAAAGTAAGCCCGTTAGTGTACCTTTGGTGTTGAATGTGCACTCTCCGCCTCTGTTGACTGATAGAATCGGAGCAAGTGCATTTAACAGACAGGCTACGATCAGCAGTATGTGACTGCTGGGGACATCTGAACCCATCTGTGAAAATCCAGCTcgttattaattatttagtcTTTATTTCATAGGATTTGGAGGGAACAATAAGTTTGCATGCAGCACTTGGTTTCGAAGCTTTGTTTAAATCTCGAGGATTTCTGATTTCATCGTCAGTGAACTGTGATGGGCATCGCGGTATTTCCACAGCGTTCATGTACGAtgttcatcaaaaataatatacGACAGCCTACATTCATAACTGATGCTTTCTTTCATAAagctaaattttttttttttaatttcatagaCAACATTTTATAACTGTCagcaaaaacaatgtttttttttttttttttttttttttttttttacccttgtattttgcttttggtattactgttttttttttttttattattattgagtaAAACTTAaactattataatgtttttattctaatacatttatttactattataatagtcaaacatattattactgtagttttcgctttatattattatatgtattatatattatattattatttatattatgtacatttattatctttatttgtatctttctttttcctAACTAACCGGTCGCTAAATTAAGACAcattcagatatttaaaaaggaaataaagattttacCTTTCCTTGAGAATCTTGTCTTATATAGTGATGTTTTCTGTGGTTTTGTTCTCCTGTGGTTTCCTTAAGAGTCTCTTGAGTTTTGTTGCGATGATGCTCCATGATCTCTGATCTCTGATATTTATACTGTACTTCTGCGCAATTGACCCTCCTACTGGACCatagcgcacacacacagacaaatacGATGCACTTTACAGAGCTATTGCTTTTAAACaaagttcatttaatttgttgCTTCAAgaagcaatgcatattatttttgtgttttcgtGCACAgataatattaagtaaaggttGCACCAATGAAGGTTTAAGAGTAAAGGCCTTTTCAATTAGCTAAACAAGTAAGATCAACAACGAAAGCTAAATTGCGCATGTGAACACACAATATTGTTATGGTATGATAATATTTACTCGGTGTCAAAATTGATATTTATTCAATCTAATTGGTGTAATGATGTATGCAATTACTCTAATCTGTGCTTTAATCGATAACCGTACACTGTGGTGAAAATGCTAATCGCATGAATACATCCATTGATGTCTTATTTTTTGCCCTTTTAGCTGATTTTTGGTACTTTGAACAAGATAacaattatgcatttatgtatatatgcagGGTCCAAATTGAATTtcaattttgataaaaaaaaaaaaaaaaaaaagattgaaatcACAAAGACATTCTAGGAACATTGTATAAATacttatataaacatattatgcTAGTAGTAgtgtaaaaacatgttttaaaaaatgcatcataacTGTGTAATGCAACCCCcaagatttttttccccagtggTGCTTTTTTAGATGTATTAGTTTTTGGggatttttaataatcattttaatcatcaattatatatatatatatatatatatatatatatatatatatatatatatatatatatatatatatatatatatatatatatatatatatatatattattattattatttatttatttatttttatttatttttttacaaagattATTGATTGAACTGTACCTCTGCATACTTCTGTATGCTTCTTGTGCATATTGTTATTTATAGTCTCGTTTTTGTGCAGACAACAGAGTAAAACCGACGAAGAAAGGAAACGTCTTAACCGATCTCATGTTgccaaaaaaagagagcaatGGCCTAACAGATGCTTCAGGCATATACAGTACTTCCTGCATGGATTTTCACTATTCATACTGAAATAGCATGAAATCATACACGGTTTT is part of the Puntigrus tetrazona isolate hp1 chromosome 16, ASM1883169v1, whole genome shotgun sequence genome and encodes:
- the LOC122360801 gene encoding prostate-associated microseminoprotein-like, coding for MGSDVPSSHILLIVACLLNALAPILSVNRGGECTFNTKGTCEYQGQVFGIGESWITKDCYQCVCMEPFGVGCCDHNSLPVDYPEWCEVIRKPDSCTGVAVMRANHKLPCLYGKWGGIRPETWKSDNDLLF